TTGATGGCGCCCACGTCCGTGTTCTTGTCGAGCGGGTCGCCGACGCGCAGGGTCGCCATGCGCTCGCGCAGCTTGAAGAGGAGCGCGTCATGCACGCTCTCCTCGACGAGGAGGCGCGAGCCCGCGCAGCAGACGTGGCCCTGGTTGAAGAAGATGCCGCCGATGATCCCCTCGACGGCCTGATCGAGCGGCGCGTCCTCGAACACGATGTTCGCGGCCTTGCCGCCGAGCTCGAGGGTGAGCCGCTTCCCGGTGCCGGCGAGCGCGCGCTGGATGCGCTTGCCGACCTCGGTCGACCCCGTGAACGCGACCTTGTCGACGCCGGGGTGGCCGACGACCGCGGCGCCCGTCGCGCCGGCGCCCGTGACCACGTTGACGACGCCGGGCGGGAGGTCCGCCTCCTCGATGATCTTCGCGAGGAGCAGCGCGGTGAGCGGCGTCGTCTCTGCGGGCTTGAGGACGCACGTGTTGCCCGCCGCGAGCGCCGGGGCGAGCTTCCACGCCGCCATGAGCAGCGGGAAGTTCCACGGGATCACCTGGCCCGCGACGCCGAGCGGCCGAGGGTCGCGCCCCGGGAAGGCGTGCTCGAGCTTGTCCGCCCAGCCCGCGTGGTAGAAGAAGTGCGCGGCCGCGAGCGGGAGATCGACGTCGCGGGACTCCTTGATGGGCTTGCCCCCGTCGAGCGATTCGACGACGGCGAGCTCGCGCGCCTTCTCCTGGAGGGCCCGGGCGATGCGGTAGATGTACTTGCCGCGATCGAGCGGGCGCATGCGCGACCAGTGCTTCTCGTACGCGGCCCGCGCCGCCTGCACGGCGAGATCGACGTCCTGCTCGGAGGCCTCGGCGAACTCGCAGAGCTTCTCCTCGGTCGACGGGCTGATGCTGTCGAGGTAGCGGCCCGAGGCCGGGGCGCGCCACGCGCCGCCGATGAAGAGGTCGTACCGCGGCGCGATCTTCACGTGATCGCGCCCCTCGGGCGCCGGCGCGTAGCGCCAGGCGTCGCCGAACACGACGGCCGCGTCGCGCGCCGCGGTCGCGTCCCGCGCGGCGCTCGCGTCCCGGGGTGTGCCCCCGTCGCCGCCTGCCGCGGCGGTGCTGTTGTCGCTCATGCCGCGCACTCTACGCCCGCCGCCGCGCGTTGAACACCGACGCGGCCCCGCCCCGCGGCGCGGTCAGTCCTTGCTGAAATGGTCCCCGCTCTGGTAGGCG
The DNA window shown above is from Sorangium aterium and carries:
- a CDS encoding aldehyde dehydrogenase family protein — encoded protein: MSDNSTAAAGGDGGTPRDASAARDATAARDAAVVFGDAWRYAPAPEGRDHVKIAPRYDLFIGGAWRAPASGRYLDSISPSTEEKLCEFAEASEQDVDLAVQAARAAYEKHWSRMRPLDRGKYIYRIARALQEKARELAVVESLDGGKPIKESRDVDLPLAAAHFFYHAGWADKLEHAFPGRDPRPLGVAGQVIPWNFPLLMAAWKLAPALAAGNTCVLKPAETTPLTALLLAKIIEEADLPPGVVNVVTGAGATGAAVVGHPGVDKVAFTGSTEVGKRIQRALAGTGKRLTLELGGKAANIVFEDAPLDQAVEGIIGGIFFNQGHVCCAGSRLLVEESVHDALLFKLRERMATLRVGDPLDKNTDVGAINSRAQLAKIEELVAAGEREGAARFSVSCALPQRGYWFAPTLFTGVAQSHRIAREEIFGPVLSILTFRTPDEAIEKANNTMYGLSAGVWTGKGSKSFWVAQRLRAGVVWANTFNKFDPSAPFGGYKESGFGREGGRQGLLAYLEVD